The following are from one region of the Ochotona princeps isolate mOchPri1 chromosome 15, mOchPri1.hap1, whole genome shotgun sequence genome:
- the BCDIN3D gene encoding RNA 5'-monophosphate methyltransferase → MAASAKLVRGGVQEAAGNVEPRVLEPGAAPYGNFPHYSRFHPPEQRLRLLPSELLRRLFPPEGPDTRPILGLDVGCNSGDLSVALYKHFLSLHDGETGSEALDLHLLCCDIDPDLVERAEKECPFPNALTFITLDFMNQKTRKVLLSSFLNQFGRSVFDIGFCMSVTMWIHLNHGDHGLREFLAHLSSLCRYLLVEPQPWKCYRAAARRLRKLGLHDFDHFHSLAIRGDMDTQIAQILTRDHGMELVCCFGSTSWDRSLLLFKAKP, encoded by the exons ATGGCGGCGTCCGCGAAACTGGTCCGGGGGGGCGTTCAGGAAGCCGCGGGGAACGTGGAACCGCGAGTTCTAGAACCCGGGGCCGCCCCTTACGGAAATTTCCCTCATTATTCCCGCTTCCACCCTCCGGAGCAAAGGCTCCGCCTGCTGCCCTCGGAGCTGCTCAGGCGGCTCTTTCCTCCCGAGGGTCCCGACACGAGGCCGATCCTGGGGCTCGACGTGGGGTGTAACTCCGGG GATCTGAGTGTGGCTCTATACAAACACTTCCTCTCCCTGCATGACGGGGAGACAGGCTCAGAGGCCTTGGATCTCCATCTGCTCTGCTGCGACATAGACCCAGACCTGGTGGAACGAGCTGAGAAAGAATGTCCTTTCCCCAACGCCTTGACCTTCATCACCCTGGACTTCATGAATCAAAAGACGCGCAAGGTCCTCTTGAGTTCTTTCTTAAACCAGTTTGGACGTTCAGTGTTTGACATTGGCTTCTGCATGTCAGTCACCATGTGGATCCACCTGAACCACGGCGACCACGGCCTGAGGGAGTTCCTGGCCCATCTTTCCTCCCTATGCCGCTACCTGCTGGTGGAGCCACAGCCCTGGAAGTGTTACCGGGCAGCTGCACGGCGTCTCCGCAAGCTGGGACTCCATGACTTTGACCACTTCCACTCCCTGGCCATCCGAGGGGATATGGACACACAGATTGCGCAGATCCTGACCCGGGACCATGGCATGGAATTGGTATGCTGCTTTGGCAGCACCAGTTGGGACCGAAGCCTTCTGCTCTTCAAGGCAAAACCATAG